CTGCGTGACGAAGAGCGGGGCGAAGCGGCGGCTGCGGAGGAGCATGCCCCCGTCCATCGCCAGCCCCGTGCCAGCGAGCGCTCAGGCGCCGAGCGTGACGCCCGAGCGCGCGGCGTACATCTCGTGCACGCCGCGTGCGCATCCGGTGTCTGTCAGCTGTCGCCGCCGCCGGAGAGCTCGTTCTCGAGCCCGGAGAGGTCGGGGAGCTCCTCGAGGTTCGGCAGCACGATGATCTCGATGCGGCGGTTCTGCGCGCGGCCCTCGTCGTCGGCGTTGGAGGCCACGGGCTGGGTGTCGGCGTAGCCGGCGGCCGCCAGGCGCTCGGCGTTCATGCCGTGCTCGGAGAGGAAGCGCACGACCGCGACGCCGCGCGACGCCGACAGCTCCCAGTTGCTGTCGTAGCGGCTCCGGCGGCCGACCGGGACGTTGTCGGTGTGGCCCGCGACGAGGAAGTTGCGGTTCGGGACCTGGCCGAGCACGCCCGCGACGCGCTCCAGGGTCTCGTAGGCCGCCTCGCGCAGCTCGGCCCGGCCGCTGTCGAAGAGCACGTTCTCCGGCAGCTCCACGACCATGTTGCCGCGCACGATGCGCACCCGGAGCTGCCCCGCGGCCACCATGTCGCGGAACTGACGGGCCATCGCCCGGAGCGACGCGAGCCGCTGCTCGTTCGCGCGCTCTCGCGCCCGGGCCGCCTCGAGCTCCGCCTGCAGCTGGGTCCGCACGGAGCTGAGGTCGCTCATGTCGCGCCCCTGCGCCTCGAGCAGGCCGCGCAGCTCACCGTTCTCCGCCTGGAGCGTGTCGATGCGCGCGTTGGCGTCCCGCAGGTCGGCCTGCGTCTGCTCGTGCTCCGACTGGAGCTGGTTGTAGTCGGTCTCCCAGTCCCGTCCGCAGCCGGCGGCCGAGAGGAGGAGCGTGGCGAGCATCGCCGTGCCGAGCAGGTTCGTCGCGAGCATGTGAGTGCGCATGGGGCCGTTCGTAAATCGGTCGGGGTGCGCGATGCAAGGTGTAAGCTCGAACGCATGGGGGACGAGCGGCGGCAAGCCAGGCGGTACGCGTTGTGGATCCCGGTGCAGGTGCAGGCCGGGGACGACGTGCAGATGCTCGCGGTGAGCAAGAACATCAGCTGGGGCGGCGTCCTGGTGATCGCGGGCGCGTCGCTCGAGGCGGGCGAGCGCGTGCACATGACCTTGCAAGTGCCCGGGGAAGACGCGCGCGAGCTGGCGGGCGAGATCATCCGGGTCGAGCCGAACGAAGAAGACCCGGACGGGCTCTGGCGCTACCGGCTCGCGGTCCGCTTCGACGAGACCGTCTCCGACCTCGAGCCGGCGTTCGAGCGGCTCGAGGGCAAGGCGCCGCTCTGATCAGCGCTGGCTGACGGGCTCCGCCGGGACCACGAGCAGCGGGCGATCGATCCGGCGGAAGAGGGACTTGGCCACGCTGCCCGCGAACAGCTCCGCCAGGCGGCCGCGGCGCTGGGCGCCGATGACCACCACGTCGGCCTCGAGCTTCTGCGCCATCGCGACGATCTCCTCCACCGCGGGGCCCTGCACGCAGAGCGCCTCCACGTCGAGCTCGGGCCGCAGCGCGTCGGCGAGCGCCTGGGTCGCGCGGTGCGCCTCGCGCAGCTCCGCCGCGACGTCGTCCCGCACCGACTGCGGCCCGGGCTCCCAGCCGACCCACTCCGGGTCGGCCGGCGCGACGTGAAGCAGCGTCAGCCGGCCCCCCGAGAGGCGGGCGAGCGTGGCCGCCTGGGCGAGCACGGCGGCGGTGACGTCGGAG
The sequence above is a segment of the Sandaracinaceae bacterium genome. Coding sequences within it:
- a CDS encoding OmpA family protein; this encodes MRTHMLATNLLGTAMLATLLLSAAGCGRDWETDYNQLQSEHEQTQADLRDANARIDTLQAENGELRGLLEAQGRDMSDLSSVRTQLQAELEAARARERANEQRLASLRAMARQFRDMVAAGQLRVRIVRGNMVVELPENVLFDSGRAELREAAYETLERVAGVLGQVPNRNFLVAGHTDNVPVGRRSRYDSNWELSASRGVAVVRFLSEHGMNAERLAAAGYADTQPVASNADDEGRAQNRRIEIIVLPNLEELPDLSGLENELSGGGDS
- a CDS encoding universal stress protein is translated as MERVLACVDHSDVTAAVLAQAATLARLSGGRLTLLHVAPADPEWVGWEPGPQSVRDDVAAELREAHRATQALADALRPELDVEALCVQGPAVEEIVAMAQKLEADVVVIGAQRRGRLAELFAGSVAKSLFRRIDRPLLVVPAEPVSQR
- a CDS encoding PilZ domain-containing protein, which translates into the protein MGDERRQARRYALWIPVQVQAGDDVQMLAVSKNISWGGVLVIAGASLEAGERVHMTLQVPGEDARELAGEIIRVEPNEEDPDGLWRYRLAVRFDETVSDLEPAFERLEGKAPL